The Streptomyces sp. Alt3 genome has a segment encoding these proteins:
- a CDS encoding MFS transporter, which yields MTASPTSPPDRSFRVVAPVIALCWLAVFFDGMDVNIYGATMPHLLADESLGFTPALAGTIGSWTTFGMLIGALAAGTLTDWLGRKPLVMGSVLLFSAGSALCAVASGATVFGAGRFLSGLGLGGLMPIGLAIVAEFAPPRRAALATGLMMTSYHAGGMAATGIGLAVAPGHGWRWVFWAGVLPALIAVPLVLKWLPESPGVLFGRGRTEQAYAVADRYRLERPGTRQAPRAGAKGRLESITALFAPGTRWATPLLWTASFAGLLLVYGVSTWLPELMRATGYSLSSSVTFLMVINAGGIVGMLIAGRTADRFGPVKVSALWFVLTAVGTFLLRAQLPLGAAYVVVFVTGIWLFSAQVMVYAATSRVYAPRERATGLGWVTGIGRTGAVVGPTLGGAVLAGGNAGLGFTTFAVTAVLGALAISLVPLAVNSRGDKVRGLTPATDRESSAPGVPPSRGGLPGHS from the coding sequence GTGACCGCCTCCCCCACGTCCCCGCCCGACCGCTCCTTCCGGGTCGTCGCCCCGGTCATCGCCCTGTGCTGGCTCGCCGTGTTCTTCGACGGCATGGACGTCAACATCTACGGCGCGACCATGCCGCACCTCCTGGCCGACGAAAGCCTCGGGTTCACACCCGCGCTGGCCGGCACCATTGGCAGTTGGACCACCTTCGGCATGCTGATCGGCGCCCTGGCCGCGGGCACACTCACCGACTGGCTCGGCCGGAAACCACTGGTCATGGGCAGCGTTCTGCTGTTCTCGGCCGGATCCGCGCTGTGCGCCGTCGCGTCCGGCGCCACCGTGTTCGGCGCCGGGCGCTTCCTGTCCGGGCTCGGCCTGGGCGGACTGATGCCGATCGGGCTGGCCATCGTGGCCGAGTTCGCTCCGCCGCGCAGGGCCGCCCTCGCCACCGGGCTGATGATGACCTCGTACCACGCGGGCGGTATGGCAGCCACCGGCATCGGCCTCGCCGTGGCGCCCGGACACGGCTGGCGCTGGGTCTTCTGGGCGGGCGTACTACCCGCCCTGATCGCCGTACCTCTGGTGCTGAAGTGGCTTCCGGAGTCCCCTGGGGTGCTCTTCGGCCGGGGCCGCACCGAGCAGGCGTACGCGGTCGCGGACCGCTACCGGCTGGAGCGTCCTGGCACCCGGCAGGCGCCCAGGGCGGGCGCGAAGGGCCGGCTGGAGTCGATCACCGCCCTGTTCGCCCCGGGCACCCGCTGGGCGACCCCTCTCCTGTGGACCGCGTCGTTCGCGGGCCTCCTGCTCGTCTACGGTGTCTCCACCTGGCTGCCCGAGCTGATGCGTGCCACCGGCTACTCCCTCTCCTCCTCGGTCACCTTCCTGATGGTGATCAACGCGGGCGGGATCGTGGGCATGCTGATAGCGGGCCGCACAGCCGATCGGTTCGGCCCGGTCAAGGTCTCCGCACTGTGGTTCGTGCTGACAGCCGTCGGCACGTTCCTGCTCCGGGCACAACTGCCGCTGGGCGCGGCGTACGTGGTCGTCTTCGTCACCGGCATCTGGCTGTTCAGCGCCCAGGTGATGGTGTACGCGGCAACCTCCCGCGTCTACGCACCCCGCGAACGCGCCACCGGACTGGGCTGGGTCACGGGCATCGGCCGCACGGGTGCGGTGGTCGGGCCGACACTGGGCGGAGCGGTCCTCGCGGGCGGGAACGCGGGGCTCGGCTTCACGACGTTCGCCGTGACCGCCGTTCTCGGCGCCCTGGCGATCTCCCTGGTCCCGCTGGCCGTGAACAGCCGCGGTGACAAGGTGCGCGGTCTCACCCCCGCGACGGACCGGGAGAGTTCCGCCCCAGGGGTTCCGCCCTCACGGGGTGGGCTCCCGGGGCACTCCTGA
- a CDS encoding SDR family oxidoreductase produces the protein MSGSSRPLQGRVAVVTGAARGVGAGTARELARRGARVALLGREEATLAEVRDTIPGALCWEVDVTDDAGMSRVADEVRDRMGPASVVVANAGLAEGGPFAESDPVTWRRVIEVNLIGSAISARAFLPHLRTTGGYYLQIASLASIGAAPMMSAYCASKAGVESFAHSLRAEFAHEHVGVGVAYLNWTDTDMIRDADEHPVLRELRAHMPRPARKVYPVETVAGQLVRAVERRSAAVYAPAWLRVTQVVRAAMPPVVTALSKREIPRLQRETSFEGTGLLGAGGLADLGGGGRPGR, from the coding sequence GTGTCCGGCTCATCTCGTCCCCTGCAAGGCCGTGTCGCCGTCGTGACCGGTGCCGCGAGAGGCGTCGGTGCGGGGACGGCGCGGGAACTGGCACGGCGCGGGGCCAGAGTGGCCCTGCTCGGCCGGGAGGAGGCGACCCTGGCCGAGGTGCGGGACACGATCCCCGGGGCCCTGTGCTGGGAGGTCGATGTGACCGACGACGCCGGAATGAGCAGGGTGGCCGACGAGGTCCGGGACCGGATGGGGCCCGCGTCCGTCGTGGTCGCGAACGCCGGTCTGGCCGAAGGAGGCCCGTTCGCGGAGTCCGACCCGGTGACCTGGCGGCGTGTCATCGAGGTGAACCTGATCGGCAGCGCGATCAGCGCACGTGCCTTCCTGCCCCATCTGAGGACGACAGGGGGCTACTACCTGCAGATCGCCTCGCTGGCCTCCATCGGGGCAGCGCCCATGATGAGTGCCTACTGCGCCTCCAAGGCGGGTGTCGAGTCGTTCGCCCATTCGCTGCGTGCAGAGTTCGCCCATGAACACGTCGGGGTGGGTGTCGCCTACCTGAACTGGACCGACACCGACATGATCCGTGACGCGGACGAGCACCCCGTGCTGCGGGAACTGCGGGCCCACATGCCGAGGCCCGCACGGAAGGTCTACCCGGTGGAGACCGTGGCGGGGCAGCTCGTGCGTGCGGTCGAACGGCGCAGTGCGGCCGTGTACGCGCCCGCGTGGCTCCGTGTCACACAGGTGGTGCGTGCCGCGATGCCTCCGGTGGTCACCGCGCTCTCGAAGCGGGAGATCCCCAGGCTGCAACGGGAGACGTCGTTCGAGGGCACCGGGCTGCTGGGGGCCGGCGGCCTGGCGGACCTGGGTGGCGGAGGCCGCCCCGGGAGGTAG
- a CDS encoding Dps family protein — MSPQTSTPRYTVPGLSTKDGGRMIDVLRMRLHALNDLALTLKHIHWNVTGPHFIAVHEMLDPQTLAVRDMADATAERISALGGVPHGTAGVLVSERTWDDYSVGRADAIAHLGALDLVYAGIIGDHRKAAAKAASVDPVTEDLLIEHLRSLEQFQWFVRAHLENSAGALTTTDARSEKQAAAAAGGSRTIPAKQTASPRRTAKKSAVTKRGK; from the coding sequence ATGTCGCCTCAGACCTCCACCCCGCGCTACACCGTTCCCGGCCTCAGCACCAAGGACGGCGGGCGGATGATCGACGTGCTGCGTATGCGCCTGCACGCACTCAACGACCTGGCGCTCACGCTGAAGCACATCCACTGGAACGTGACGGGCCCGCACTTCATCGCCGTCCACGAGATGCTGGACCCTCAGACGCTGGCGGTCAGGGACATGGCCGACGCCACGGCCGAACGCATCTCGGCCCTGGGCGGTGTGCCGCACGGGACCGCGGGTGTGCTCGTCTCCGAGCGGACGTGGGACGACTACAGCGTGGGAAGGGCCGACGCGATCGCCCACCTCGGTGCGCTGGACCTCGTGTACGCGGGCATCATCGGGGATCACCGCAAGGCCGCGGCGAAGGCGGCCTCCGTGGACCCGGTCACCGAGGACCTGCTCATCGAGCACCTCCGCTCGCTGGAGCAGTTCCAGTGGTTCGTCCGTGCTCACCTGGAGAACAGCGCCGGGGCGCTCACCACGACGGACGCCCGCAGCGAGAAGCAGGCCGCCGCGGCTGCCGGGGGCTCGCGCACGATCCCGGCGAAGCAGACGGCCAGCCCGAGGCGCACCG